GACCGGCGTTTCGAATGAAGTCAATTATACGATCGGCGAAAATACGCTGACGGCCGTTTCAGCCTGGCGTGAGTTCATTCTTCATCCCAACAACTCCACCGGCAACCAGCTGACCGACATAGCGAGCAACGCCTACGACGTCTATGTCGATCAATATTCGCACGAGACGCGCCTGGCGTCGCCTCAAGGCGGGGAATTCGAGTGGACGATCGGCAATTATAATCTCTATGAGACGATATGGTCCTATAATCATGTGGATTACGGCTCACAGGCCAATCAGTGGTTCCAGAATAATTTCAACGCAAACCCGTACAATCTGTGGGGTCTTTCCTATCGCAACGACGGCAAGGCGCGCACCTTCAGCACCGCGGCCTTCGGACAGGCGACCTGGCACATAGACGAGCAATGGGCGCTGACCGCCGGTTTGCGCGACACCTATGAGATTCGCGAGGGCTCCGATTTCGGATGGATTCAGGGTCTCAGCAACGCCAACCAGATCGCGGCCGTGCGCACGGCGACCGGCGGCACCACCTATTTCGACACGGGCGGACAACAGAAGACCGTCAACTCGATCTCGGGCCTTCTCAACCCATCCTATCGCTTCAACGAAAACGTCATGGCTTACGGCTCCGTCGCGCGGGGCGAGAAGTCGGGCGCAATCAACACTCAGGCATTGCCGATCCTCAATAGCGGCGGCGTGTTTCAGGCCTGGCAGCCGGTCATCACCAAACCGGAGGTGTCATGGGATTACGAATTTGGATTGAAGACCAACTGGTTCGACAACAAGCTTGTCGTCAACGTCAACGGCTACTGGAACGATATCTACAATTTCCAGTCGGTTCTGGTAAACACGGACTATACTGACGTCTCCGGCGTTCCGATCCGCAAGAATTATCTCGGCAATATTGGCCATGTGCGCCTGCGCGGATTCGAATTCGACGGGCGTTGGAGCCCGATTGATCGTCTGTGGCTCACCTTCTCCGGCGCCTATACGAACGCGATGTATGTGGACTACGCCAAAGCCGCTCCGCCAACGGAGTTCCTTTGGCCGGCCGCCAGCAATGTCGGCGGCGTCTCGGCTCCGCTATATATGAGCCTTTCAGGCCACTCGATAACGGGCGGCGTTTCCGGCAATAATCCGGTTTCGCCATTTTCTTTCAACGTCGGCTACAACCACGAATATCCTCTGGGCTCTTTGTTCAGGGACGCCGGCTACGCCGGACCTGTGACTTTGTTCAGTTACGCGAACGCCGCATGGCGGTCTCGCTCGCAGCTCTCCAATCCCCTGTCGGTTTATCCGCTGTTTATGCCGTCCTACGCAATTTTGAATGCGGGCGTGGGTCTGAAGACGGACGATGACGTCTACAGCTTCAACCTTTGGGTGCGCAATATGCTCGATGAGCGGATCATCATCGCGCAAACCATCGGAACCGCGAGCGGCAATGCGCCAAACGGCTCAACAGTGACGTTTGACGCGTACAACCCCCGCACCTTCGGGGCGACGCTTCGCGTCAAGCTCTACTGATCCAGAACCAACGGAGTCCAAGTCATGCCGTCTTTCAAGAAGTCATGGGCGATCGCGGTCGCCTCATTTCTCATCGCGCCCGCCGCTGGCGCGGCTGACCTCCCGAGCGTCAAAGCCCCGCCGCTTCCGCCGCCTCCGCCCGCCTTTAGCTGGCAAGGCGGCTATGTCGGCCTTTACGCCGGCGCTCTTCTGGGCGACGGCGCGTTTACGCTCGTCAATCAGACGCCGCTGCGCGGCCCCGCCTTCGTCGGCGGCGGCACATTCGGTTATAATTGGCGATGGAGCGAGCGGATCGTTCTCGGCGCGGAGGCGGATTTCGGTTATCGCGGCTTCATTCAGGCGGCGCAAACGGGCTGGAGCCTGCCGAGCGCGACGAGCGCGGGCGTGCTTGGCACGTTCCGCGGCCGCGCCGGCTATCTCATCGCGCCGCAATGGCTGACATATGTGACGGCGGGTCTCGCATTCGGCACGAATTTCATTTCGAACAATTTCACCGCGTTTCCGCCCTTCACTTATGGTCAACTGAGTTCCGGTCCGACGCTGCGTCCCGGTTGGGCCGCGGGCGCCGGTTTCGAATATGCGTGGAACGACCGGATTTCGTTCAAAGGCGAGTATCTCTACGCGTGGCTCGCCGACACGGGCGTTGCATACAATAGCAATCTCGGCGTTTGGAACGCCAATGTCGGAAGCGCCGGACATATCGTCAGAGGCGGCGTGAACTATCACTTCGCCGCCGGCCCGCTGCCGATCCCCGTGCTTGCAAAGTGATGCGACGCCGACCTTACATCGGGCTTCCTTCCACGCGAAGGAAGCCTTTTTCGTTCAATGGTCGACAATCGCGCATCCGGCTTTCTTTAGCTATTGCATCTATAGGATTTATATTCTAATGAGGACGGAAGAGGATTTGAGGAGAAAGGGCGTTCTCAATGACGGCTGCTGCTGCGCCAAATTTCGAAACGGCAAACGCTGGAAGCGATGAGGCGCTTTGGGAGCCGCACGGCTCCCAGCGTCTCCTGCAACCCAGGCCCCAGCGTCCGCATTATCAGGCGCAGATCGGCGCGGCCGCCGTGTACGCCCTGCTTCTTGGAGCGATTGTCACCCTTTCCTTCAAGACGGCGGAAACGCCTGTCGAAGAGCAGCAGGTCATTGAACTCGCCCCCATGCCTGTCGAGGAGCCGCCCCCGCCGGAGGATGTTCTGCCGCAATTGGAAGAGCTCACGCCTCCAGAGCCGCTGCCGCCCCCGCCAATGATCGACCCCATCGCGCCGGCGCCGGAAGTCAAGCCGAAGCCTATTCCAAAGATAGAGAAAAAGGTCCCGACTCCAGCCAAGCCGCGCACGGATGCGAAACCCCGCTCGGACGCAAAGCCGACGGCCGCGCCGACGCGCGCGACGAATGCGGGAGCGAGGACGGATGCGCCCGCCATGCGCGCGCCGGCGGCCCCGCCGGGCGCGACGCCATCGGCGATCGCCAATCATTTTCACGCCTGCATGCAGCGCGCGGCCTCCAGCTTCGACGCGCCGCTTCCCGGACGCGTTTCCTATCACGCGACGTTCAGCGCCACGGGGTCGATCACCTCCTATTCGATCACGCCGTCCGGCAAAGGGCCGCTCGACTCGATCGCGAACCGACTCGGCGGACGCTGCGGCTCCGTGCCGGCGCCGGGCAAACCTGTTTCCCTCTCGGGCGTCATCTCTTTCAGCCCCTGATCGCTCTTCGAGAAAGAAAGGTGAAAAACAAATGGCAGATCCAGTGACGGCTTCGGCGTCGGCGGCGCTCGCGCATACGCTCACGCCCATCGAGCTTTTCCTTCAGGCCGACGCAATCGTCAAAAGCGTCATCATCCTGCTGATCATCGCCTCGGCCTGGGGTTGGGCGGTGATCGCCGAAAAGCTCATCCGGCTGCGCATTCTCCACAAGCGGGCCGACCGGCTTATCGCGAGCATTCAAGACGGATTGCCTGTTCACGCGGTCGCTCCCAGCTTCGCCGACCAGCCGTCCAGCGATCCGCTCGTGCAGGTCTATGAGGCGATGGTGGATGAAAATACGCGCTCGGCCGATCTGATCTACACCGAAGGGCAACGCGACTCGCTTCAGGAGCGCGTACATCGCGTGGCGCAGCTCGCGAGCTCGAGCGCCCTCGATCATCTGCAAGCCAGATTGCCTTTCCTTGCGACCATCGGCGCCGTGGCGCCCTTTATCGGCCTTTTCGGCACGGTCTGGGGCATCATGAACTCCTTCCAGGGAATCGCCGCCTCGAACAATACGAGCCTCGCCGTCGTCGCGCCCGGCATCGCCGAAGCGTTGTTCGCAACCGCGCTGGGTCTCGTCGCCGCCATTCCGGCGGTCATCTTCTACAACCGCATCAGCGGCGACATCGGCGCCTATGGCAAGCGCCTGACGTCCTTCATCGGCGTCTTCGAAGTCGAACTGTCCCGTCAACTGTCCAAGAGAGGAGAGCGCAATGGCCTTCGCGTTGCGTAAGCACGATTCGGAATTCGACTCGGCGCCGATCGCCGACATCAACGTCACGCCGCTCGTCGACGTCATGCTGGTGCTTCTCATCGTCTTCATGGTGGCGGCGCCGCTGATGACCTCCGGCATTCCGGTGGATCTACCGAAGACTCAGGCCAAGCAGCTTAACGACCAGCAGCCGCCCATCGTCGTCAGCGTGGATGCGAACGGCTCCTACTTCGTCGACAAGAAGGAAGCCGGAAGCACGGAGGGCCTGCTCGCCGTTCTCAAGGAGAACAGCGAAAACAACAAGGACCGCCGCATTCACGTCCGCGCCGACAAGGCGGTGGCCTATGGCAAGGTGGCCGAAGCCATGGGCGTGATCAACGCCGCGGGCTACGTCAAGGTCGCCCTCGTTTCCGAGGGAGCCAATTCAAGCGCCAAAACTGCGTCGGCGACGCAGTAAAGGCGCTTGGCTGCGTCCCGGGCTCGTTTCCAGCGCTTCGCCGTCCGGAGCGCGCTTCTCCCACGGGCCCGGGACGCTGTTTTTCCATTCAGCGAAGCCGCAACGCCCGGTATTTAAAATAATTTCGGCGCGCCCGGCCGGGCGGCGCCCGTATCGCTTCTTTCGCTTTCCCCTAATCTTTCTACATGATAAGTAGTATCTTGTTTGGAAGCCCGAGCTTGGGCGGCCTTCATTTCATTCGTGCGACGAGGCGCCTTCGGGCCTCCAGAGGAAAATGCTCTCGAACAAAGCCAAATACGGCCTGAAAGCGCTCATTCACCTCGCCACGGCGGACGAAAAATGCCTTGCTGGCGACATCGCGACGGCGAACAACATTCCCAGAAAATTTCTGGACGCCATTCTGGTGGAATTGCGGAACGCCGGCATTCTGAACAGCCGCAAGGGCAAGGGCGGCGGCTATCAGCTCGCGCGTCCCGCGGAGAAAATCACCGTCGGCCAGATCATCCGCATTCTCGACGGGCCTTTGGCGCCGATCGCCTGCGCGAGCCGCACTGCTTATCAGCGCTGCACGGATTGCCCCGATGAAGACGCATGCGCGATCCGCGACATCATGCTCGACGTTCGCGAATCGATCGCGCTCATCCTCGATCGCACGAGCATCGCTTCCCTGCGCAACAGGGGGAACCGCGAATCGCAACTGTTGAGGTGACTGTTATTTCGGTTTCGGCCAATGGCCGTCCTGCGGCCCGGGCGCGCCGGCCGGCGTCGTCGTCACCGGTCCGACGCCGATAATCTGCACCACGACTTCTTCCGCGCCGGCCCCATCCCAATGCACGGCGTTGGCCGGGTGCAGCATATAAGAGCCTTCCTTCAGCGGAATCGCGCTGTCGAAGTCGATCTTCTCGCCAACGCCCGTATACCACACGCCCTTGATAACGGTCGCATGGCGATCCTGTGAGTGAAAATGCGGGTTGGAATGCGCGCCGGGCGGAAAGCGGTTGCGTACGACATAGATGCCGGGCTTGGAAGGGTCGCCATAGATGACGGCCTGCGACGGCCCAGCGCCAAGCGGCGATTTGAAAGGCGCCTGCTCTGGCAAGAGGCGGATGAAGCCGTCCGACGTTTCGGCCGCGCCGGGAAGGCTGAATTCAAACGCCTCGGCAAGCGCCACAAGGGCGCAGGCGCCGATCGCCATATGCGACAATTTGGACATCCGTTCGACCCTCGATCTTTCTTCAGCGCTTACGCGCTCACAGCCGATCCCGAGAGGATGACGGCCGCGCTCCTGGCGTCTTCCGCGCTGTCGAAGACGAGGCTCTCCAATTCGTGGAAAGACTGCTCGATGGCGTAGAAGCGAAAGCCGCCGGCCGCATTTGCGACGATGCCGACGGGACTTGCGCCGATTTTGACCAGAAAAACGTGAAACATGATTCCTCGCAGCTGATTGCGCCTCAATGACTGCGCTCAGAGACGTGGAAGCTCGTATTGTCCGGCGGCGTCACGGCGGCTTCGCTGTGCGGCGCGCCTTCCGGCGCCCATTCATATGGCGCGGGCTGCGCGCGATAGACCGCGTAACTGACGGTGGCGCGGCCGGAGTCCGGCTCCCTGCCGCGTCGCGGATAGGGATTGATATATTCCCACACGATCTCGCCGGCGGGCGTCACCTGAAAGAAGCGGCCGATCTGGCCTTCGTTGATAAAGGTATTGCCGTTCGGCAGGCGGCGCGCATTGCTGATATGCGTGCTGCGAAACGTCCAGCCCGGCTGGCCGGAACTCGCGCCGGTATATTGCCAGACGATCTCCTTCGTGACCGGATTGATCTCGAGGACGCGCGAACCGCCCGTGAAGCTGACGGCGGCGTGCGGATAACCGGCCTCGCCCTGATTGTCGAAAACAAGGAGGTTGCCGGCGCCGGGCAATCCTTTGGGAATGATCTGCGCGTCGTGCTGGCCGGAGATCTGATCGACGGGCCGGGGGACCTTGCGCGACGTCGTGCTCCCATCCTCGCTGACGGGCGGGTAATGCGGTCCGAGCGTCCAGACGATCTTGCGCGTCTTTCGATCGATAATGGCGATGAAATTCGCGGAGCGAGAGTCGAAGATGAGATTGTCGGGCGCGAAGCGCTGATCCCCTTCGTCGAACCAGTGATTGGGACCGACCGGCTTCAGATTGTTGACGTGAAGATAATCGCCATTCTTCGTCGCCTTCACGAGTTTCAGTTCTTCCGGCGTGAAGCCGATTTCCTCGAGATGGTCGGAGGCCGCCCAGGTCCATACGATGTCGCCCTCGGGATTGACCTCATAGGCGACGTCGTCCAGCACTTGCGGCGCGGCGAAGCCCGGCAAGGGATAGGAGATATTCGACAGGACGAGCGTGTTCCCATTGGGCAGGCGCGCAATGTCGTGATGCTGATAGGCGCGGCCGCCTGGCGCATTCGCGCCGAAGGTCCATACGCGCTTGCCGTCCCAGTCGACCTCTCCGACAGTCTTGCGAATGCGCGTCTGCGTTCTTCCCGGCACGAGATCCGCGCCCTTTCCCTCTTCCGTTTCGAGAGTCACGAAGACATGGCCGCGCGCGCCGTCGATCAATGCGGGATCGATGAAGGCGGCTGGCTGGCCGGTATATTTCCATTCATGAACGACCTTGCCGGCGAGGTCGATCAGTCGGGAAACGTCGTCGCCGCCGGGAAAGAGCACGTAGGAATTATAGGCTTTGGCCGGATCGTAGATCGTCGTCCCTGTCGGAAAGACGCTCGGCTCGGCGAAAACGGGCGTCGCGACGCTCAGCGCGAAAAGCGCGAGACCAGCGAAGAGCGATGCGCAAAAACGCCGCGCGGCGGCGCCTTCTCCGATTGAAACGCAGATAATGGCGCGGCTCATATCGTCTCCCCCATTGAATGAGAGACGGATTATAATCATACATAAAAACTATGCAATAGGCTCCTTGGCCATTTTACGCACCAGGATATATGGCTGTTTTTGAAGGATATAAATTCATAACCAGCTATCTGATGCGGGTTTCAGCCCATAAAATATCTTTTTTGTTGATAGATTTTGCTATAGTGCCGTCGCCTGCAGCCGACGCGACGGCGGCCGCGCATAGCCTGTTCAACCGCGCCCTTCGCCGCTGGCGCATTTACTCCGGAGAGCTCGATGGATCACCGCGTCATTTTCGGAGCGGCGCTGCTTTGCATCGCCGTCCATCAGGAAGCAGCCGCGCAAGACGACCTGCCGCCATGCCCTTCGAGCCGGAGACTCGTCTGGAACGACTGCCGGGGCTCCTACACTTATGACGATTGGTCAAAATACGCCGGCGCGTTCAAAAACGACAAAAGACATGGCCAGGGCGCGATGATCTATCCGGACGGCCAAAAATATTCGGGCGGTTTCGTCAACGACCGGCGCGAGGGCGCGGGCGTCTATACGAACCCGAACGGCGCGACATGGACCGGCGAATTCAAGAACGACAAGCCGAACGGGCGCGGCGTTCTCGCCGACAGAAGCGGCAAGGTCCTCAAAGAAGGCGTGTGGGTCGACGGAGTCTTTGTCGGACAGGCGGCGAGCGCTTCTCCGCCTCGTTAATCGGCGTCGTCGCGCGACGGAGGAGAGACGCGAGCTCCAGTCACAACCCGCTTTCAGGAAATCAGCGGTCGCCGTCAGCGCGCGGCCTGAAAAACCCGATAGATCGTCCCGTTCGCGTCTTCGCTCACAAGCAGGGAGCCGTCGGGCGCGACGGCGACGCCGACGGGCCGTCCCCACACATGCGCGTCGTCGAGGACGAAACCGGTGAGGAAGTCCTGATATTCGCCGGTCGGGCGTCCATCCTTGAATTTCAGGCGAACCACCTTGTATCCGGTCCGCTTGGCGCGGTTCCACGAGCCATGCAGCGCGACGAATGCGTCTCCCTTATATTCCGCGGGAAACTGGTCGCCCTCATAGAAGGCGACGCCGAGCGGCGCGGAATGCGGTTGCAGCAACACGTCCGGAATCGTGACTCTCTCGCCGAGATCGGGGCGCTCGCCTGCATGGCGGGGGTCTTCGTTGCGGCCGATATAGTACCAAGGCCAGCCGTAAAAGGCCCCCGGCTTGACGCGCGTGGCGTAATCCGGCGGCAGATCGTCGCCCAGCATGTCGCGCTCATTCACGACGCACCAAACTTCGTCCGTCTTCGGACGCAGCGTCAGGCCCGAGCAGTTGCGGAGGCCGTTTGCGTAGACGCGTCGGTTGGAGCCGTCCGGATCAAAGGCCAGAAGAGCGGCGCGCTCAAATTCAGGCCCCGAACCGGCGCCGACGCCGTTCTTCGCTTCGAGCGCCGCGACTTCGGCTGAAGACGGGCGCGAATGGCCGTCTGCGACATTGGATTTCGAGCCTACCGCGACATAGAGCGTCTTGCCGTCCGCCGAAAATGCGATGTCTCGCGTCCAGTGACCGGTCTCGCTTTTGGGCAGAGAACCGACGACAATTTCCGCGGCGGCGGAAGCCTTGAGATCGCCTTTTCGGTAAGGAAAACGCAGGACATTCGAAACCGTGCCCACATAGACGTATTGAGGGTCGGGACCGGGCGGGTGGAAAGCGATTCCATAGGGCCGGTCGAGCCCGCCGGCGAAGATCTCGCTCTGCGCCGGCTTGAGCGTTCCATTTTGAAGATGGAAGGCGCGTATGCGTCCCGAATTGCTTTCGGCGACGAAAAGATCGCCATTGGGCGCGAAGCGCAGCACGCGCGGTCCAGAGAGACCCGCCGCGAATGTTTCGACGCTGAAGCCGTCCAACGCCTTTGGCGCGGCGCCATCCGGCCGCGGCGCGATCTGGGAGCGCTCCGCTCTCGGCTCGCTGGCGAGCGGCGCAGGCAGATCGCCCGGCGCAATCTTCCGCCAGGCGCCGGGCGCGTCGGCCTTCCAATCGCTGTAAGCCGCGAGGCCGACTCTTAGGCTGTCGTTTTCCGACGTCGAAGCAGCCGACGCCAGGAGCGCGACGGCTCCCGCGCCGAGCAGCATTGTTGCGACAGGCGCGCGCATCATCCTCTCGCCCTTCGATCAGAGTCCGTCGAACAGCGCCGTCGAGAGATAACGCTCGGCGAAGGAGGGAATGATCGCGAGGACGGTTTTCCCCGCCGCCTCCGGCCGCGCCCCGATTTCCAACGCCGCGGCGATCGCAGCCCCGGAAGAGATGCCGACAGGAACGCCCTCCGTGCGCGCGACGAGGCGCGCGGTGTCGAGCGCGGTCTGATTCCCGATCGTGACGATCTGATCGATGACGCCTCGATCAAGAATGGACGGCACGAAGCCGGCTCCGATGCCCTGAATCTTGTGCGGTCCCGGCGGACGGCCGGAGAGCACCGCGGAATCTTCGGGTTCGACGGCGACGACTCGCAGGTTCGGGCGGCGTTGCTTCAGGACCTGGCCGACGCCCGTAATGGTGCCGCCCGTGCCCACGCCCGAGATGAAAAAGTCGATCTCGCCATTCGTGTCGTTCCAGATTTCCTCCGCCGTCGTCACGCGATGAATTTCCGGATTCGCCGGATTCTCGAATTGCTGCGGGATGATGGCGTCCGGATTTTGGGCGACGAGTTCGTCGGCCTTGGCGAGCGCGCCCTTCATGCCTTGCGAGGCGGGCGTGAGAACGAGCTCCGCGCCGAGCAGCGCCAGCATTTTCCGCCGCTCGATCGACATCGACTCGGGCATTACGAGAATGAGACGATAACCGCGCGCGGCGGCGACGAAGGCGAGCGCGATGCCGGTATTTCCGGAGGTCGGCTCGATCAGCACGGTGCGGCCCGGCGCGATGCGGCCGTCGCGTTCGAGCTTTTCGATCATGGCGACGCCGATGCGGTCCTTGACGCTCGAAATCGGATTGAAGAATTCCAGCTTCGCGAGGAGGTTGGCCTTGATCCCCCTCGCCTGCGCGAGGCGATCCAGTCGCACGATCGGAGTGTCGCCGATCGTTTGAGTGATGGACTCGTAGATTCGTCCGCGCCCCGGCCTCGCCGCAGGCGTGAAATTCACGCTGTGAACCGTCATCTCACCGCTCCTTCCTTCGTTTCGCGCTCGGGTCCGCCGCTCTCTCGGTCGAGTCTAGATGCCGGCGCCATTGTCGAAGACCTCAACCCGCGCTTTGGCCTGTGTGATGTTGCTGCCCGCCGGCACGCTGTGGGTGAGCCACACATTGCCGCCAATGGACGAGCCGCGGCCGATGGTGATGCGGCCTAGCACGGTGGCCCCGGCATAGATCACGACGTCGTCCTCGATGATCGGATGGCGCGCCTTGCCCTTCTCCAGCGCGCCGCTGTCGTCGACGTCGAAACGTTTGGCCCCGAGCGTCACCGCCTGATAGAGGCGCACGCGCTTCCCGATGACCGTCGTTTCGCCAATGACGACTCCGGTGCCGTGATCGATGAAAAAAGCTTCGTCGATCGTGGCGCCGGGGTGAATGTCGATGCCCGTTTCGGCATGGGCGATCTCGGCGATGATGCGCGCAATCATGGTCGCGCCGAGAAGATAGAGGCGATGCGCCAGACGATGCCGTATGATCGCGGCGAC
The nucleotide sequence above comes from Methylocystis parvus OBBP. Encoded proteins:
- a CDS encoding outer membrane protein, coding for MPSFKKSWAIAVASFLIAPAAGAADLPSVKAPPLPPPPPAFSWQGGYVGLYAGALLGDGAFTLVNQTPLRGPAFVGGGTFGYNWRWSERIVLGAEADFGYRGFIQAAQTGWSLPSATSAGVLGTFRGRAGYLIAPQWLTYVTAGLAFGTNFISNNFTAFPPFTYGQLSSGPTLRPGWAAGAGFEYAWNDRISFKGEYLYAWLADTGVAYNSNLGVWNANVGSAGHIVRGGVNYHFAAGPLPIPVLAK
- a CDS encoding TonB-dependent receptor, whose product is MRSNAFAFRRNLLTSVGLAPLALAGFATTISTGACAEDAQVEEVKVTARQREEKAQDVPLPVSVVGAKTQERERLERLQDFAQKVPNFVPSITNPRTSAMSIRGISGISGGADGSESAVGLIVDNVFYTHVGFQWADFVDLQSLEVARGPQGTLLGKNTTVGAVVIRTQLPSFARSATSETTFGAYNRVTQKLNVTGPIIDDKLAYRVTLFYDRGNGWINNQFNSQQLLDNNRWGVRGQLYYVGDNFTDRLIFDRLRSDEYNNYSGVTGDSFPFWANGARATTYAQLLASRLRRPILTFSPYEPYSTRLGKLDQRTTGVSNEVNYTIGENTLTAVSAWREFILHPNNSTGNQLTDIASNAYDVYVDQYSHETRLASPQGGEFEWTIGNYNLYETIWSYNHVDYGSQANQWFQNNFNANPYNLWGLSYRNDGKARTFSTAAFGQATWHIDEQWALTAGLRDTYEIREGSDFGWIQGLSNANQIAAVRTATGGTTYFDTGGQQKTVNSISGLLNPSYRFNENVMAYGSVARGEKSGAINTQALPILNSGGVFQAWQPVITKPEVSWDYEFGLKTNWFDNKLVVNVNGYWNDIYNFQSVLVNTDYTDVSGVPIRKNYLGNIGHVRLRGFEFDGRWSPIDRLWLTFSGAYTNAMYVDYAKAAPPTEFLWPAASNVGGVSAPLYMSLSGHSITGGVSGNNPVSPFSFNVGYNHEYPLGSLFRDAGYAGPVTLFSYANAAWRSRSQLSNPLSVYPLFMPSYAILNAGVGLKTDDDVYSFNLWVRNMLDERIIIAQTIGTASGNAPNGSTVTFDAYNPRTFGATLRVKLY
- a CDS encoding MORN repeat-containing protein, whose amino-acid sequence is MDHRVIFGAALLCIAVHQEAAAQDDLPPCPSSRRLVWNDCRGSYTYDDWSKYAGAFKNDKRHGQGAMIYPDGQKYSGGFVNDRREGAGVYTNPNGATWTGEFKNDKPNGRGVLADRSGKVLKEGVWVDGVFVGQAASASPPR
- a CDS encoding RrF2 family transcriptional regulator, coding for MLSNKAKYGLKALIHLATADEKCLAGDIATANNIPRKFLDAILVELRNAGILNSRKGKGGGYQLARPAEKITVGQIIRILDGPLAPIACASRTAYQRCTDCPDEDACAIRDIMLDVRESIALILDRTSIASLRNRGNRESQLLR
- the tolR gene encoding protein TolR yields the protein MAFALRKHDSEFDSAPIADINVTPLVDVMLVLLIVFMVAAPLMTSGIPVDLPKTQAKQLNDQQPPIVVSVDANGSYFVDKKEAGSTEGLLAVLKENSENNKDRRIHVRADKAVAYGKVAEAMGVINAAGYVKVALVSEGANSSAKTASATQ
- a CDS encoding PQQ-dependent sugar dehydrogenase, coding for MMRAPVATMLLGAGAVALLASAASTSENDSLRVGLAAYSDWKADAPGAWRKIAPGDLPAPLASEPRAERSQIAPRPDGAAPKALDGFSVETFAAGLSGPRVLRFAPNGDLFVAESNSGRIRAFHLQNGTLKPAQSEIFAGGLDRPYGIAFHPPGPDPQYVYVGTVSNVLRFPYRKGDLKASAAAEIVVGSLPKSETGHWTRDIAFSADGKTLYVAVGSKSNVADGHSRPSSAEVAALEAKNGVGAGSGPEFERAALLAFDPDGSNRRVYANGLRNCSGLTLRPKTDEVWCVVNERDMLGDDLPPDYATRVKPGAFYGWPWYYIGRNEDPRHAGERPDLGERVTIPDVLLQPHSAPLGVAFYEGDQFPAEYKGDAFVALHGSWNRAKRTGYKVVRLKFKDGRPTGEYQDFLTGFVLDDAHVWGRPVGVAVAPDGSLLVSEDANGTIYRVFQAAR
- a CDS encoding MotA/TolQ/ExbB proton channel family protein, whose amino-acid sequence is MADPVTASASAALAHTLTPIELFLQADAIVKSVIILLIIASAWGWAVIAEKLIRLRILHKRADRLIASIQDGLPVHAVAPSFADQPSSDPLVQVYEAMVDENTRSADLIYTEGQRDSLQERVHRVAQLASSSALDHLQARLPFLATIGAVAPFIGLFGTVWGIMNSFQGIAASNNTSLAVVAPGIAEALFATALGLVAAIPAVIFYNRISGDIGAYGKRLTSFIGVFEVELSRQLSKRGERNGLRVA
- a CDS encoding cupin domain-containing protein yields the protein MSKLSHMAIGACALVALAEAFEFSLPGAAETSDGFIRLLPEQAPFKSPLGAGPSQAVIYGDPSKPGIYVVRNRFPPGAHSNPHFHSQDRHATVIKGVWYTGVGEKIDFDSAIPLKEGSYMLHPANAVHWDGAGAEEVVVQIIGVGPVTTTPAGAPGPQDGHWPKPK
- a CDS encoding aryl-sulfate sulfotransferase codes for the protein MSRAIICVSIGEGAAARRFCASLFAGLALFALSVATPVFAEPSVFPTGTTIYDPAKAYNSYVLFPGGDDVSRLIDLAGKVVHEWKYTGQPAAFIDPALIDGARGHVFVTLETEEGKGADLVPGRTQTRIRKTVGEVDWDGKRVWTFGANAPGGRAYQHHDIARLPNGNTLVLSNISYPLPGFAAPQVLDDVAYEVNPEGDIVWTWAASDHLEEIGFTPEELKLVKATKNGDYLHVNNLKPVGPNHWFDEGDQRFAPDNLIFDSRSANFIAIIDRKTRKIVWTLGPHYPPVSEDGSTTSRKVPRPVDQISGQHDAQIIPKGLPGAGNLLVFDNQGEAGYPHAAVSFTGGSRVLEINPVTKEIVWQYTGASSGQPGWTFRSTHISNARRLPNGNTFINEGQIGRFFQVTPAGEIVWEYINPYPRRGREPDSGRATVSYAVYRAQPAPYEWAPEGAPHSEAAVTPPDNTSFHVSERSH
- the cysK gene encoding cysteine synthase A codes for the protein MTVHSVNFTPAARPGRGRIYESITQTIGDTPIVRLDRLAQARGIKANLLAKLEFFNPISSVKDRIGVAMIEKLERDGRIAPGRTVLIEPTSGNTGIALAFVAAARGYRLILVMPESMSIERRKMLALLGAELVLTPASQGMKGALAKADELVAQNPDAIIPQQFENPANPEIHRVTTAEEIWNDTNGEIDFFISGVGTGGTITGVGQVLKQRRPNLRVVAVEPEDSAVLSGRPPGPHKIQGIGAGFVPSILDRGVIDQIVTIGNQTALDTARLVARTEGVPVGISSGAAIAAALEIGARPEAAGKTVLAIIPSFAERYLSTALFDGL